The following coding sequences lie in one Pectobacterium sp. A5351 genomic window:
- the exbD gene encoding TonB system transport protein ExbD: MAMHLKEDVSDDGEMHDINVTPFIDVMLVLLIIFMVAAPLATVDIRVDLPASSAAPQPRPEKPLYLTVKADKQMFLGEEVVSEQSLAQVLDAKTSANKETTIFFQADKSVDYETIMSVMDSLRKAGYLKVGLVGAETAAAK, from the coding sequence ATGGCGATGCATTTGAAGGAGGACGTGAGTGATGACGGTGAAATGCATGACATTAACGTCACGCCGTTCATTGACGTCATGCTGGTTCTGCTGATTATCTTCATGGTGGCGGCACCGCTGGCAACGGTAGACATTCGTGTCGATCTGCCTGCCTCATCGGCAGCGCCGCAGCCGCGACCGGAAAAACCGCTTTATCTGACGGTAAAAGCGGATAAGCAAATGTTTCTGGGGGAAGAGGTGGTTAGCGAGCAATCTCTGGCTCAGGTACTGGACGCGAAAACCAGCGCTAACAAAGAAACGACTATCTTCTTTCAGGCGGATAAAAGCGTCGATTATGAAACCATTATGAGCGTGATGGATTCACTGCGTAAAGCAGGCTACCTCAAGGTTGGTCTGGTCGGTGCGGAAACCGCAGCCGCTAAATAA
- a CDS encoding TRAP transporter substrate-binding protein produces the protein MKLSKKLLGLCLGSATLLMSQALLAQQIKASDVHPEGYPNVVAVQKMGEKLKAATNGRLEIKTFPGGVLGDEKQMIEQAQLGAIDIIRVSMTPVAAILPEIEVFTLPYIFRDEDHMHKVLDGKIGQEIGDKITNNSKSKLVFLGWMDAGTRNLITKQPVVKPEDLKGMKIRVQGSPVALATLKAMGANSIAMGVSEVFSGMQTGVIDGTENNPPTFVAHNYLPVVKNYTWSRHFIIPELFLYSKTKWDKLSKEDQDLILKLAKEAQQEQRVLWNEYTQQSLDKMKAGGVQFHDIDTEYYFKATQPVRDQFGAKYQDLIKAVADVK, from the coding sequence ATGAAGCTGTCGAAAAAATTGCTCGGCCTTTGCCTGGGTTCTGCCACACTGCTGATGAGCCAAGCCCTTCTGGCACAACAAATTAAAGCCTCTGATGTTCACCCGGAAGGTTACCCTAATGTCGTCGCCGTTCAGAAAATGGGAGAGAAATTAAAAGCTGCCACAAATGGCCGACTGGAAATTAAAACCTTCCCCGGTGGAGTCTTGGGTGATGAAAAACAAATGATTGAGCAGGCACAGCTCGGCGCGATTGATATTATCCGTGTATCCATGACGCCCGTTGCCGCTATTTTACCAGAAATAGAAGTCTTCACGCTGCCCTATATCTTCCGTGATGAAGATCATATGCACAAAGTGCTAGATGGGAAAATCGGTCAGGAGATTGGAGACAAAATTACTAACAACAGCAAATCCAAACTGGTTTTTCTGGGCTGGATGGACGCGGGCACGCGTAACTTGATCACCAAACAACCTGTGGTGAAACCAGAAGACCTCAAGGGCATGAAAATTCGCGTCCAGGGGAGTCCGGTCGCGCTGGCAACGCTAAAAGCCATGGGTGCCAACTCAATCGCGATGGGCGTCAGTGAAGTCTTCAGCGGCATGCAAACCGGCGTAATTGACGGCACTGAAAATAACCCGCCGACGTTTGTCGCACACAACTACCTGCCTGTCGTGAAAAACTATACCTGGAGCCGCCACTTCATTATTCCTGAGCTGTTCCTGTATTCCAAAACCAAATGGGACAAACTTTCTAAAGAGGATCAGGATCTGATCCTGAAGCTGGCGAAAGAAGCGCAGCAAGAACAGCGCGTGCTGTGGAATGAATATACTCAGCAATCTCTGGATAAAATGAAGGCCGGCGGCGTTCAATTCCATGACATTGATACCGAGTATTATTTCAAAGCTACTCAGCCCGTACGCGATCAGTTTGGTGCCAAATATCAGGATCTGATTAAAGCCGTAGCCGACGTGAAATAA
- a CDS encoding TRAP transporter small permease translates to MAQSYLSSMDVLYRIAMWVSGLALLIMTLVIPVGIFARYVLNAALSWPEPISIICMVTFTFVGSAVSYRSNSHIAVSMLTDRLPESGKKICVHLSNLLMLLISLFILYYSTLLCLELWEQPVAEFPLLTAGESYLPLPIGSLITVLFIIEKMFFGPQDKRPVVMLGSS, encoded by the coding sequence ATGGCACAGTCTTATCTTTCCAGTATGGATGTACTCTATCGTATTGCCATGTGGGTTTCTGGTCTGGCGTTATTAATTATGACGCTCGTGATTCCAGTCGGAATATTCGCACGCTATGTATTAAATGCCGCATTATCCTGGCCAGAACCCATTTCAATTATTTGTATGGTGACATTTACTTTTGTCGGCTCCGCCGTCAGTTATCGTTCCAACTCACATATTGCCGTCAGCATGTTAACCGACAGATTGCCAGAATCCGGTAAGAAGATTTGCGTCCATCTGTCGAACCTCCTGATGCTATTAATCAGCCTGTTTATTCTTTATTACAGCACATTGCTTTGCCTGGAATTATGGGAACAGCCCGTGGCGGAGTTTCCCTTATTAACCGCGGGTGAAAGCTATTTACCGCTGCCTATCGGTTCGTTAATCACCGTGCTGTTCATCATCGAAAAAATGTTTTTCGGCCCGCAGGATAAACGCCCTGTGGTAATGCTTGGCAGTTCTTAA
- a CDS encoding TRAP transporter large permease, whose protein sequence is MDAFILIASLAVLLAVGVPVAYAVGLSAIVGAFWIDLPLEAVMIQITNGVNKFSLLAIPFFILAGAIMAEGGIARRLVSFAYIFVGFIRGGLSLVNIVASTFFGAISGSSVADTASIGSVMIPEMEKKGYPRDFSAAVTASGSVQAILTPPSHNSVIYSLATGGTVSIASLFIAGILPGLLLSMTLMVMCVGFAHRRGYPKGERVPFRQALKIFVDTLWGLMTVVIIMGGILSGIFTATESAAIACLWSFFVTMFIYKDYKWSELPKLMYRTVKTVTIVMILIGFAAAFGAIMTYMQLPSRITEFFTSISDNKYVILMWINIMLLLLGTLMDMAPLILILTPVLLPVALSLGIDPVHFGMIMLVNLGIGLITPPVGSVLFVASAVSKQKIEQVVKAMLPFYCGLFFVLMLVTYIPAISLWLPKFFGVHTG, encoded by the coding sequence ATGGATGCATTTATTCTGATTGCCTCACTGGCCGTGCTGTTAGCGGTCGGCGTACCCGTCGCTTACGCGGTTGGGTTGAGCGCCATTGTTGGCGCGTTCTGGATCGATCTGCCGCTTGAAGCGGTCATGATCCAGATTACCAACGGCGTGAACAAATTTTCGCTATTGGCGATTCCTTTCTTTATTCTGGCCGGGGCAATCATGGCCGAGGGTGGCATCGCCCGTCGACTGGTCAGCTTCGCTTACATCTTTGTCGGCTTTATTCGCGGCGGTTTATCGCTGGTTAATATCGTCGCCTCCACGTTTTTCGGCGCGATATCCGGTTCTTCTGTCGCAGATACGGCCTCAATCGGTTCGGTGATGATCCCAGAGATGGAGAAGAAGGGTTACCCGCGCGACTTCTCTGCCGCCGTCACCGCCAGCGGCTCCGTGCAGGCGATTTTGACACCACCTAGCCACAACTCCGTGATCTACTCACTGGCAACCGGCGGTACGGTTTCCATCGCTTCGCTGTTTATTGCAGGGATCCTGCCCGGTCTGCTGCTCAGCATGACCCTGATGGTGATGTGCGTCGGCTTCGCACATCGACGCGGTTATCCAAAAGGCGAACGCGTACCGTTCCGTCAGGCGCTGAAAATCTTTGTAGATACCCTGTGGGGATTGATGACGGTCGTCATCATCATGGGCGGGATCCTATCCGGCATTTTCACCGCAACCGAGTCTGCGGCCATCGCCTGCCTGTGGTCCTTCTTCGTGACCATGTTTATCTACAAAGACTATAAATGGTCAGAACTGCCCAAGCTGATGTACCGCACGGTAAAAACCGTCACGATCGTAATGATCCTGATCGGCTTCGCCGCCGCGTTCGGTGCCATCATGACTTACATGCAGCTACCGAGCCGCATTACCGAGTTTTTCACCTCCATTTCGGATAACAAGTACGTCATCCTGATGTGGATTAACATCATGCTGCTGCTACTTGGCACACTGATGGACATGGCACCGCTCATTCTGATCCTGACGCCCGTTCTGCTGCCCGTCGCTCTCTCGCTCGGCATCGATCCGGTGCATTTCGGCATGATCATGCTGGTGAATCTCGGGATCGGCCTGATTACACCACCGGTGGGGTCGGTGCTTTTCGTCGCCAGCGCGGTGAGTAAGCAGAAGATAGAACAAGTCGTTAAAGCAATGCTGCCCTTTTACTGCGGGCTGTTCTTTGTGCTGATGCTGGTCACTTATATTCCGGCGATCTCACTCTGGCTACCCAAATTCTTCGGTGTGCATACGGGTTAG
- the exbB gene encoding tol-pal system-associated acyl-CoA thioesterase, whose amino-acid sequence MKTAVSNTTQQVLSTWQKKRGAFSAFSRSVLVILLCTAGLSGNAFAAPATAPLSTENAAPAAQSAASSPSAPVTTDVPASALSLPASAAPGTNNLMKTDLSVWGMYQHADAVVKTVMIGLLLASVITWAIFFSKSVEMSGAKRRLRREYLALEQAKTLDDALETADAFKAGSVAQQLLVDAQNELELSARSDDNNGIKERTAFRLERRVAATRRHMGRGNGYLATVGAVAPFVGLFGTVWGIMNSFIGIAQTQTTNLAVVAPGIAEALLATAIGLVAAIPAVVIYNVFARSIAGYKAMVGDVAAQVLLLQSRDLDVAASNDNRASSAAHKLRVG is encoded by the coding sequence ATGAAGACGGCTGTCAGTAATACAACTCAACAGGTGTTATCAACCTGGCAAAAAAAACGTGGCGCGTTCAGCGCATTTTCCCGTAGCGTGCTGGTTATCCTGCTGTGTACGGCGGGACTAAGTGGAAATGCGTTTGCGGCTCCCGCAACGGCACCGTTATCGACAGAGAATGCCGCACCTGCCGCTCAGTCTGCTGCGTCATCCCCTTCAGCCCCCGTGACAACCGATGTTCCGGCGTCAGCTCTCTCGCTTCCAGCGAGTGCGGCACCGGGCACCAATAACCTGATGAAAACCGATTTGTCCGTCTGGGGCATGTACCAGCACGCTGATGCTGTGGTGAAAACGGTGATGATTGGCTTACTGTTGGCTTCCGTGATTACCTGGGCGATCTTCTTCAGTAAAAGCGTTGAGATGTCTGGTGCGAAACGCCGTCTGCGCCGTGAATATCTGGCATTAGAACAGGCGAAAACGCTGGATGATGCGCTGGAAACAGCCGACGCGTTCAAAGCTGGCAGCGTCGCGCAACAACTGCTGGTGGATGCGCAGAACGAACTGGAACTTTCCGCACGTTCTGATGACAACAACGGGATTAAAGAACGTACCGCATTTCGTCTGGAACGTCGCGTGGCGGCTACCCGTCGTCATATGGGACGTGGTAACGGCTATCTGGCCACGGTCGGCGCGGTTGCCCCGTTCGTCGGGCTGTTTGGTACGGTATGGGGCATCATGAACAGCTTCATCGGTATCGCACAGACGCAAACCACCAACCTGGCGGTAGTCGCACCGGGGATCGCAGAAGCCCTGCTGGCGACGGCGATTGGTCTGGTGGCCGCGATTCCTGCGGTAGTTATCTATAACGTCTTTGCACGTTCGATTGCCGGCTACAAAGCGATGGTCGGCGATGTGGCTGCACAAGTGCTGCTGTTGCAAAGTCGCGATCTCGACGTGGCTGCCAGCAACGATAACCGGGCGTCTTCAGCAGCGCATAAACTGCGGGTGGGTTAA
- a CDS encoding glycoside hydrolase family 32 protein, which yields MKEVHLLKRMAHALMSGYSQKQEDPYRPEWHLSPCVGLLNDPNGFIHHNGRYHLFYQWNPLSCAHGAKFWGHWSSADLVNWTHEPVALVPSESYESHGCYSGSAVVDQGAIMLMYTGNVKYDDGSRTAFQCLARENPNGEYDKLGAVLTLPDGYTGHVRDPKVWRHDDRWYMVLGAQNLDLQGKVLLYRSDDLLAWEKVGEIAGSRLGGIGDFGYMWECPDLFPLDGKDVLICCPQGLPAEEERYLNTFQAGYFIGSLNYDSGAYPHQGFHELDLGFEFYAPQTTLSDDGRRLLFGWMSIPDDNEFFEPTIEYGWIHTMTCPRELTLQGDRVYQRPARELQQLRRQHSTWHGAADYASPLHASSAEILITVQGEFQLSLASQLVLCWDGERVTLSRRNRRTGEPEHRYWRGDLNQLQILCDRSSVEIFINDGEAVMSARYFPESEATMTFSGSGRLTLQHWLLAPCVIE from the coding sequence ATGAAGGAAGTCCACTTACTAAAGCGCATGGCGCACGCCCTGATGTCAGGTTACTCACAGAAACAGGAAGACCCGTATCGCCCGGAATGGCATCTCTCCCCGTGTGTGGGTCTGCTCAACGATCCGAACGGATTTATTCATCACAATGGGCGTTACCATCTGTTTTATCAGTGGAATCCTTTATCTTGTGCCCACGGAGCAAAATTCTGGGGGCACTGGAGCTCCGCCGATCTGGTGAACTGGACGCATGAACCCGTCGCATTGGTGCCAAGTGAAAGCTATGAAAGCCACGGCTGCTACTCCGGTTCTGCCGTGGTGGATCAGGGGGCGATCATGCTGATGTATACGGGTAACGTGAAATACGACGATGGCTCACGTACCGCATTTCAGTGCCTCGCCCGTGAGAATCCTAACGGTGAATATGACAAGCTGGGAGCGGTTCTGACGCTCCCTGACGGCTACACCGGGCACGTTCGCGATCCCAAAGTGTGGCGCCATGATGACCGCTGGTACATGGTGCTCGGCGCACAAAATCTCGACCTGCAAGGGAAAGTGCTGCTCTATCGTTCTGACGATCTGCTGGCATGGGAAAAGGTCGGTGAGATCGCCGGTTCCCGTTTGGGCGGGATCGGGGATTTTGGCTACATGTGGGAGTGCCCGGATCTGTTCCCGTTGGATGGAAAGGACGTGCTGATCTGCTGCCCGCAGGGGCTTCCCGCCGAAGAAGAACGTTATCTGAATACCTTCCAGGCGGGCTATTTCATCGGCTCGCTCAACTACGACAGCGGCGCTTATCCGCATCAGGGTTTCCACGAACTGGATCTCGGCTTTGAGTTTTACGCTCCGCAAACCACGCTGAGTGACGACGGGCGACGCCTGCTGTTCGGTTGGATGTCGATTCCCGACGATAATGAATTCTTTGAACCGACGATCGAGTACGGCTGGATCCATACCATGACCTGCCCGCGCGAACTCACGTTGCAAGGCGATCGCGTTTATCAACGCCCTGCACGTGAACTGCAACAGCTGCGCAGGCAACATTCCACCTGGCATGGTGCCGCAGACTACGCATCCCCGCTGCACGCTAGCAGCGCGGAAATCCTCATCACCGTGCAGGGGGAATTCCAGCTCAGCCTCGCCTCGCAACTGGTTCTCTGTTGGGATGGGGAACGCGTCACGCTGAGCCGACGCAACCGCCGCACTGGTGAACCCGAACATCGCTACTGGCGTGGCGACCTCAACCAATTGCAGATACTGTGCGATCGCTCCAGCGTTGAAATTTTTATCAACGACGGCGAGGCTGTGATGTCTGCGCGCTATTTCCCGGAAAGTGAAGCGACCATGACGTTCAGCGGCTCTGGGCGATTAACGCTACAGCACTGGCTGTTGGCGCCATGCGTGATAGAATAA
- a CDS encoding substrate-binding domain-containing protein, with the protein MKPTKRITISDIAALAGVSKSTASLVLNGRSKEFRVSDETRDRILAVAHEQRYQPSIHARSLRSSRSNTLGLVVPEMTNYGFAVISRELEMLCREAGLQLLIACTDENASQEMMAVNSLVQRQVDGLIVASSLLSDIEYQKINQQLPVIQFDRVIGDSTLPMVISEAVESTAEMVERIARQHRDEFYFLGGQPRISPTRHRLEGFQLGLARAGIDCKPEWIIHGSYHPSAGYEMFAQLCATLGRPPKALFVAACGLMEGVLRYMNQHDLMESGIRLCCFDDHYLFDCLPLKIDTVAQNCENLARSSFEMVTSLIAQQPLEEDRRYIPTRIHWRHPDSRA; encoded by the coding sequence GTGAAACCGACTAAACGCATAACAATCAGTGACATCGCCGCGCTGGCCGGTGTATCAAAATCCACCGCCAGTCTGGTACTTAACGGACGCAGCAAAGAATTTCGCGTTTCTGATGAAACCCGCGATCGCATTTTAGCCGTCGCGCATGAACAGCGTTATCAGCCCAGCATTCATGCCCGTTCTCTGCGCTCATCCCGCAGCAACACGCTGGGGCTGGTGGTGCCGGAAATGACCAACTACGGCTTTGCCGTCATTTCCCGCGAGTTGGAGATGCTGTGCCGTGAAGCAGGACTACAGTTGCTGATTGCCTGCACCGACGAAAATGCTAGTCAGGAGATGATGGCGGTCAACAGTCTGGTGCAGCGTCAGGTCGATGGTCTGATTGTCGCCTCCAGCCTGTTGAGCGATATCGAGTATCAGAAAATTAACCAGCAGTTGCCCGTCATACAATTTGACCGGGTGATTGGTGATTCCACGCTGCCGATGGTGATTTCCGAAGCGGTAGAATCCACGGCGGAAATGGTCGAACGTATCGCCCGTCAGCATCGTGATGAGTTCTATTTCCTTGGCGGCCAGCCGAGAATTTCTCCGACCCGCCACCGTCTGGAAGGTTTCCAACTCGGGCTGGCACGCGCAGGTATCGACTGCAAACCGGAGTGGATTATTCACGGCAGCTATCACCCCAGCGCGGGTTATGAAATGTTTGCTCAGCTATGTGCCACGCTGGGCCGCCCGCCAAAAGCGTTGTTTGTTGCCGCCTGTGGCCTGATGGAAGGCGTGCTGCGTTATATGAACCAGCATGACCTGATGGAAAGCGGCATCCGGCTGTGCTGCTTTGACGATCACTATCTGTTTGACTGTTTACCGCTGAAGATCGATACCGTGGCGCAAAATTGTGAAAATCTGGCGCGCAGCAGTTTTGAGATGGTGACCAGCCTGATTGCACAGCAGCCGCTTGAAGAAGATCGGCGCTATATTCCGACGCGGATTCACTGGCGTCATCCTGATTCGCGGGCGTAG